The Nitrosopumilus sp. genome includes a window with the following:
- a CDS encoding MFS transporter: MISNKKNWMLFIIPSSIAAEGLHIAIPLFVLFLGGNVVDVGLVVGLHYGFSSLGSIFWGKIIDKYQVKKGILIICFSVIAATSLAMYFVSEINFVFILSAILGFFIIGKNPVTQILVMESVPNNQWGVLFSRISIIASLGSLLAFLVGVLWDSFFDLRPYFIFCAMSSTIAAILSMLVEQKSFIERETILHSIYGLKHIFNYNRYHFQVVYQRVPKIQDFKHIISIFKGKISHEIGILFFANFLFYFGSNTYFTAFIPFLKKYDFTDSQVFLVYMLQTITLLAIFFLVPRLIAKISEERATQLAYIPRVLGVLIVAVIFPQVIGTESFVTAVISSCLMVAAFSIYSTSNSLILFKAIPQGFEGTYLGVNSFMIGIGILLGSLTAGFISSALSYSVSFGIAVVLIVLSLLMFRLYLKHVLSHKAID; encoded by the coding sequence ATGATTTCCAACAAGAAAAATTGGATGCTGTTTATAATTCCATCCAGTATTGCTGCTGAGGGGTTGCACATTGCAATTCCTTTGTTTGTTTTATTTCTTGGAGGAAATGTAGTAGATGTTGGACTCGTAGTTGGACTGCATTATGGATTTTCTTCATTAGGCTCTATTTTTTGGGGTAAAATTATTGATAAATATCAAGTAAAGAAAGGAATTTTGATAATTTGTTTTTCAGTAATTGCTGCAACTAGCTTGGCCATGTATTTTGTATCTGAAATTAATTTTGTTTTCATCCTATCAGCAATTCTGGGATTTTTCATAATTGGGAAAAATCCTGTAACTCAGATTTTAGTTATGGAGTCTGTTCCAAATAACCAATGGGGTGTTTTGTTTTCAAGGATTTCAATTATTGCAAGCTTGGGTAGCCTTTTAGCATTTCTTGTAGGGGTATTATGGGATTCATTTTTTGATCTTAGACCATACTTTATTTTTTGTGCTATGTCTAGCACTATTGCTGCAATACTAAGTATGCTAGTAGAACAGAAGAGCTTTATCGAAAGAGAGACAATTTTGCATTCAATTTATGGTCTAAAACATATTTTCAACTATAACAGATATCACTTTCAAGTAGTATATCAAAGAGTTCCAAAAATTCAGGATTTCAAACACATAATTTCAATTTTCAAAGGTAAAATTTCACATGAGATAGGAATTTTATTTTTTGCAAATTTTTTGTTTTATTTTGGTAGTAACACATACTTTACTGCATTTATTCCATTCTTAAAGAAATATGACTTTACTGACTCGCAAGTTTTTCTAGTGTATATGCTTCAAACTATAACATTACTTGCAATCTTTTTTCTAGTTCCTAGACTAATTGCAAAAATCTCTGAAGAGAGGGCTACACAACTAGCGTATATTCCACGAGTGTTAGGAGTTTTAATCGTTGCCGTGATTTTTCCTCAAGTGATCGGTACAGAATCATTTGTTACGGCAGTAATATCTTCATGCTTGATGGTTGCAGCATTTTCAATATACAGTACTTCAAATTCACTAATTTTATTCAAAGCCATTCCACAAGGATTTGAAGGTACATACTTGGGTGTGAATAGCTTTATGATTGGAATAGGGATATTGTTAGGTTCTTTGACTGCGGGATTTATTTCAAGTGCATTAAGTTACTCCGTATCTTTTGGCATTGCAGTAGTTTTGATAGTGTTATCACTTCTAATGTTTAGACTTTATTTAAAACACGTATTGTCGCATAAGGCTATTGACTAA
- a CDS encoding DUF367 family protein, whose amino-acid sequence MKLQVLMFYQDDPKKCTAAKMVKFGLAQNIKKISRKGLVLDPFSEKTLLPKDKSLIHSIVGIDCSWNLADQAFSKKFAGIKRKLPPLLAGNPLNYARLNKLTTVEALSASLFILGFKEQSLELLNKFKWGHTFYELNQNLLEEYLKLDNEDQIDGILKCYGLL is encoded by the coding sequence ATGAAATTACAAGTTTTAATGTTTTATCAGGATGATCCAAAAAAATGTACAGCAGCTAAAATGGTTAAATTTGGACTTGCTCAAAATATTAAAAAAATTAGTCGTAAGGGATTAGTTTTGGATCCATTCTCTGAAAAAACTTTGCTGCCTAAAGATAAATCATTAATTCACTCCATTGTTGGAATTGATTGTTCTTGGAATCTAGCTGATCAGGCATTTTCTAAAAAATTTGCTGGTATTAAAAGAAAACTTCCACCACTCCTTGCCGGAAACCCTCTTAATTATGCAAGACTAAACAAATTAACTACTGTTGAAGCATTATCTGCTTCATTATTTATTTTAGGTTTTAAAGAACAAAGTTTAGAATTACTTAACAAATTCAAATGGGGTCACACTTTCTACGAGCTTAATCAAAATCTATTGGAGGAATACTTGAAACTTGATAATGAAGATCAAATTGATGGTATTCTCAAATGTTATGGCTTATTGTGA
- a CDS encoding lamin tail domain-containing protein, with protein MNRNLPLVFCLFLLVGIIVPVYAQTADHVVINEVDINPPGNDSTSITEWVELYNPTDANVDLGGWKIASTTVLKKTMTIPSGTVIKSGQFLTYSYQNLWFTDSNESVELRDKNGVVIDKTSILTDIKNDFTSWQRIYDGYDLDTLTDWKFAKSTAGSSNGKFVNTQESNDVTVSVSSEKDFYLFGETAIIRGSVSEQVFIVKPYFQPQQITITITGPNFNKVMTMYPDLNLNYKATLSLRQVLGIYEGIYNVSVTYAGAHASTDFSVGYETPDQVIKAEDSLSIFTDNSQYIPGQSVTITGNASNIIPLEGMKLIVKNSNNKVVSVGNLYPTNGEFKTTFYVSTVTPVYGTYEIYAEYSGKSTSVNFDVVEDIKESVPISIWTDKVAYALGDQVKITGRLNQQWVNTLDLEIVQTKQSSIGSSSTGSNSGFKISDGVRIMGDGSFAYSFTIPDNKLRLGDYKITVSKSIGTATSIIHVVSNPESFVDSDSSLTVNSDKEVYEPGDKMVISGFIKDPLSNSSYKTGVPVKISISHEDGTPLKITALSGTQTKYSDDVAVAYVFTAIPETSGNYLLNLDVTRSVFTEGNYVIKSQFSNHVATKTFSVINPLDLKDGAIISVDKDVYGLGETVHLTGIMPPTGAASVTITLTKPDGTKVLSGATIDNQRFSWSWTAPVAEKVQNIKVNTGKDVVKSNFGVYKIKVSTSSESTSLFFKVSEDPENDTLSTSPLYVTTEKSLYQAGEKLKVVGNVLKRTQGDEGLVVTQRVTIKVLDGSFPAKQIYESAVYPNQGGEFTSLFELPIPVFPEGTYSIKALYGSARSESTFSVANDYALGVDKPVTLLLSTDKTQYYPGDVVEINGKPNKLIYIEKFDVSIIKKSDSQITCGTFNCGKHTGPVTTIRPSSSGSFTYQFVIPDTFSAIGSYEITVDSGFETKSILFDVVEKPLAIKPSTVIERENRISENTISILTEEKTTDIASIAPKVLAGSLITSVRGDESFVDLKVSTSSGICVIGPSDNDCLVHESTRTPGQIYQTIEVDGNHLNVRYSGSDARLEKFSILPESSDEFLPNETWTVEILKDDDQISRFYYKITYKTLE; from the coding sequence ATGAATCGTAATCTACCTTTAGTATTTTGTCTTTTTTTGCTTGTGGGAATTATCGTACCTGTATATGCTCAAACCGCTGATCATGTCGTAATCAATGAAGTAGATATCAATCCACCAGGAAATGATTCAACATCTATTACTGAATGGGTGGAACTCTATAACCCTACAGATGCTAATGTTGATTTGGGTGGTTGGAAAATTGCCTCGACTACAGTTTTGAAAAAAACAATGACCATACCAAGTGGAACTGTAATTAAATCTGGACAATTTTTAACTTATTCTTATCAAAATCTTTGGTTTACTGATTCTAATGAATCTGTTGAACTTAGAGACAAAAATGGTGTTGTCATTGATAAAACTTCTATACTTACTGATATCAAAAATGATTTTACATCTTGGCAGAGAATCTATGATGGTTATGACTTGGATACTTTAACTGATTGGAAATTCGCAAAATCAACTGCTGGTTCATCTAATGGCAAATTTGTTAATACTCAAGAATCAAATGATGTTACTGTCTCTGTTTCATCTGAAAAAGATTTTTATCTGTTTGGTGAAACTGCTATAATTCGTGGTAGTGTATCTGAACAAGTTTTTATTGTGAAACCATATTTTCAACCTCAACAAATTACCATCACTATCACTGGTCCAAATTTTAACAAGGTTATGACTATGTATCCTGATCTTAATCTTAATTATAAAGCAACACTTAGTCTACGACAAGTTTTAGGAATTTATGAAGGAATATACAATGTATCTGTCACATATGCCGGTGCACATGCTAGTACTGACTTTTCTGTAGGTTATGAAACTCCTGATCAAGTAATAAAGGCTGAAGATTCGCTTAGCATATTCACTGATAACTCGCAATACATTCCAGGCCAATCAGTTACAATCACTGGAAATGCTTCAAACATTATCCCTCTTGAGGGAATGAAATTGATTGTAAAAAATTCTAACAACAAAGTTGTATCTGTTGGAAATCTATATCCAACTAATGGTGAATTCAAAACTACTTTCTATGTATCCACAGTAACACCTGTCTATGGAACTTATGAAATTTATGCTGAATATTCAGGTAAATCTACCTCTGTTAATTTTGATGTAGTAGAGGATATTAAAGAATCTGTACCAATTTCAATTTGGACTGATAAGGTAGCCTATGCTCTTGGTGATCAAGTCAAAATTACTGGTAGACTAAACCAGCAATGGGTTAACACTTTGGATTTGGAGATTGTTCAAACAAAACAATCTTCGATAGGAAGTTCTTCTACTGGCAGCAATTCTGGATTTAAGATTTCTGATGGTGTGAGAATTATGGGTGATGGATCATTTGCTTATAGTTTTACAATTCCAGACAATAAATTACGATTAGGTGATTATAAAATCACCGTTTCAAAAAGTATTGGTACTGCAACTAGTATTATCCATGTAGTTTCCAATCCTGAGAGTTTTGTAGATTCTGATTCATCATTGACAGTTAATTCTGATAAAGAAGTTTATGAACCTGGAGATAAAATGGTTATTAGTGGTTTCATAAAAGATCCACTCAGTAATTCAAGTTATAAAACCGGCGTACCTGTAAAAATTTCTATTTCACATGAAGATGGAACCCCGTTAAAGATCACGGCTTTATCTGGTACACAAACAAAATATAGCGATGACGTGGCTGTTGCATATGTTTTTACAGCAATTCCTGAAACATCTGGAAATTATTTGCTTAATTTAGATGTGACAAGAAGTGTATTTACAGAAGGAAACTATGTCATAAAATCTCAATTTTCAAATCATGTTGCAACAAAAACATTTTCGGTAATTAATCCACTTGATTTGAAAGATGGTGCAATAATATCTGTTGATAAAGACGTATACGGTCTAGGTGAAACTGTTCATTTAACTGGAATTATGCCTCCTACAGGTGCTGCTTCCGTAACTATTACATTGACAAAACCTGATGGAACAAAAGTTCTTTCTGGAGCCACTATTGATAATCAACGTTTCTCCTGGTCTTGGACTGCGCCTGTTGCAGAAAAAGTACAGAATATCAAAGTCAATACGGGAAAAGATGTAGTCAAATCTAATTTTGGAGTTTACAAAATTAAAGTATCAACTAGCAGTGAGAGCACCTCTCTTTTCTTCAAAGTCTCCGAGGATCCAGAAAATGATACTCTAAGTACATCTCCTCTATACGTAACTACTGAAAAATCATTGTATCAGGCAGGAGAAAAACTCAAAGTTGTAGGAAATGTTCTAAAGCGTACACAAGGTGATGAGGGACTTGTTGTTACTCAGCGAGTTACAATTAAGGTATTGGATGGTTCATTCCCAGCAAAACAAATTTACGAATCTGCTGTTTATCCTAATCAGGGTGGAGAATTCACCAGTCTCTTTGAATTACCAATACCAGTATTCCCTGAAGGGACATATTCTATAAAAGCTCTTTATGGAAGTGCACGTAGTGAATCAACTTTTAGTGTTGCAAATGATTATGCACTTGGTGTTGACAAACCCGTGACTCTTTTACTGTCTACCGATAAAACCCAATACTATCCTGGTGATGTAGTGGAAATCAATGGAAAACCAAACAAGTTGATCTATATTGAAAAATTTGATGTTAGTATAATCAAAAAATCTGACTCACAAATTACTTGTGGTACATTTAATTGCGGTAAACATACTGGCCCTGTAACTACAATTCGCCCAAGTTCTTCTGGATCATTTACTTATCAATTTGTAATTCCTGACACTTTTTCTGCAATTGGCTCTTATGAGATAACAGTTGATTCCGGTTTTGAAACTAAATCTATTTTATTTGATGTTGTAGAAAAACCACTAGCCATTAAACCTAGTACTGTAATTGAGAGGGAAAATAGAATCTCTGAAAATACGATATCTATATTGACTGAAGAAAAAACTACTGATATTGCATCTATTGCGCCTAAAGTACTTGCTGGTTCCTTGATAACTTCAGTACGAGGAGATGAATCATTTGTAGATCTTAAGGTTTCTACTTCCAGTGGAATCTGTGTTATTGGTCCTAGTGATAATGATTGCTTGGTACATGAATCTACTAGAACTCCTGGACAAATCTACCAAACTATAGAAGTTGATGGAAATCATCTGAATGTTAGATATAGTGGTTCAGATGCACGTCTTGAAAAATTTAGTATTTTGCCAGAGTCTTCTGATGAATTTTTACCCAATGAAACTTGGACTGTTGAAATACTCAAAGATGATGATCAGATTTCACGGTTTTATTACAAGATAACGTACAAAACTTTAGAGTAA
- a CDS encoding DUF2070 family protein, with the protein MEKESDDVSNIHNRFSLTLVNPSSHYFSLAISLIVAAVTVLGIYFGYLGYLGFEENWYRLPLVLGVLFLTQLLDTQFTKKKEYSKSLHSSLFGNMLWTVTLMMGLLSSVVLSKDIELFFITFGMFLFASFRIGIYTTTLGVSLKKAWAICFIQPLAMYLMLIPQDMWITILSEPVGLGYGVSFMIIASVWSILTDRAGRPGMESTHKTIQAYLASQGNDFEDAEKLMEQHSKETQVSTSQIKLSSQMNGNEFRMVLPEIHPGPYHPVGGSNIPYLIYKNLSSSAMVMHSISDHSLNLPSRNEVENYLKNLENNEIKEEGVQCTEPVTVQINKARVTGLLFGNNPLLFLSLSPHGMEDIPSYMKTEIEQYAKNRNYSRIMIVDCHNAMGDEISKEDGQDMLKAAKSCLDTLITKDNFPIEFGYANSDDMDVWAEDLGLGGLGIVCLKINNKKYFLGWADANNMENGVREKIIENFANNNYQLLEICTSDTHYAPVKARNRNGYYQLGLITSADKLSKWFLEITKKAEATITIAKFEILESQSEVKVMGQTIYEDYSKALDNSLKITKSFVIGSLLLFITSLFL; encoded by the coding sequence ATGGAAAAAGAGTCAGATGACGTTTCAAACATACATAACAGGTTTTCCCTTACTCTAGTTAATCCATCATCACATTATTTTTCACTAGCAATATCATTGATAGTGGCAGCAGTAACAGTTCTTGGCATATATTTTGGTTATTTGGGTTATTTGGGATTTGAAGAAAATTGGTATAGATTACCATTAGTTTTAGGAGTATTATTTTTAACACAGTTATTAGACACACAATTTACAAAGAAAAAAGAATATTCGAAATCATTACACTCATCTCTTTTTGGAAACATGTTGTGGACAGTCACACTTATGATGGGACTACTTTCAAGTGTGGTATTATCAAAAGACATTGAATTATTCTTTATAACTTTTGGAATGTTTTTGTTTGCTAGTTTTAGAATAGGAATTTACACAACAACTCTTGGAGTCAGTCTCAAAAAAGCTTGGGCGATTTGTTTTATTCAGCCCCTAGCAATGTATTTGATGTTAATTCCACAAGATATGTGGATTACAATATTGAGTGAGCCAGTTGGATTAGGTTACGGAGTATCTTTTATGATAATTGCAAGTGTGTGGTCAATTTTAACAGATAGAGCAGGAAGGCCGGGAATGGAAAGTACGCATAAAACTATTCAAGCATATCTTGCATCACAAGGAAATGATTTTGAAGATGCTGAGAAATTAATGGAACAACATTCAAAGGAAACCCAGGTATCAACATCACAGATAAAACTATCATCACAAATGAACGGAAATGAATTTCGAATGGTGCTACCAGAAATACATCCGGGGCCTTATCATCCAGTTGGAGGGAGTAACATCCCATATCTAATTTACAAAAACTTGTCATCATCAGCAATGGTCATGCATAGTATTTCAGATCATTCTCTTAACCTACCATCAAGAAATGAAGTAGAGAATTATCTCAAAAATTTAGAAAATAATGAAATCAAGGAAGAAGGTGTACAATGTACAGAGCCAGTAACAGTGCAGATTAACAAGGCAAGAGTAACTGGACTACTTTTTGGAAATAATCCATTGTTATTTTTATCATTATCACCACATGGAATGGAAGACATTCCAAGCTACATGAAAACAGAGATTGAGCAATATGCAAAAAATCGAAATTATTCTAGAATAATGATAGTAGACTGCCATAATGCCATGGGTGATGAGATTTCTAAAGAAGATGGTCAAGACATGTTAAAAGCCGCAAAATCATGTCTAGATACTCTAATTACAAAAGATAATTTTCCCATTGAATTTGGCTATGCAAATTCTGATGACATGGATGTGTGGGCAGAAGATTTGGGATTAGGAGGACTAGGTATTGTTTGTCTTAAAATCAATAATAAAAAATATTTTCTTGGGTGGGCAGATGCCAATAATATGGAAAACGGGGTAAGAGAAAAAATCATAGAGAATTTTGCAAATAATAATTATCAATTACTTGAGATCTGTACATCAGATACACATTATGCCCCTGTTAAAGCACGGAATAGAAATGGATACTATCAATTAGGACTGATCACAAGTGCAGACAAACTTTCAAAATGGTTTCTTGAGATTACAAAAAAAGCTGAAGCAACGATCACAATAGCAAAATTTGAGATTTTAGAAAGTCAGAGCGAAGTAAAAGTTATGGGTCAGACCATATACGAAGATTATTCTAAAGCATTAGATAATTCATTAAAAATTACAAAGAGTTTTGTTATTGGAAGTCTCTTGTTATTCATAACGAGTCTTTTTCTATAG
- a CDS encoding preprotein translocase subunit Sec61beta, with product MSSNKKSAPLPASSGGLMRFFEDETKGFKIDPKIVVSIPISLIVVSWVIDVFLSP from the coding sequence ATGAGTAGCAATAAAAAATCAGCACCACTGCCAGCATCAAGTGGAGGCCTCATGAGGTTCTTTGAGGATGAGACAAAGGGATTTAAAATAGATCCAAAAATAGTGGTATCAATTCCAATTAGTTTAATTGTAGTTTCATGGGTAATTGATGTATTCCTATCTCCGTGA
- a CDS encoding ABC transporter substrate-binding protein, which yields MKKLLVIILALSITFSIYNESFAEKATFFDSVKFIQYLDENTALEEVRNGNLDIYYDRISPDRLENHQAREGLQVFDSTGRSYSILVNPAESKEFNPFSSKEIRFALNYLIDRKLIVNELMGGYGSPIISYYNPSDPEYLTVIEQLEMFNFKYNPTFANEVISKILNEKGAIKIGNKWQINEKQIEIKIFIRSDDPIRKAIGEVLAAELEKIGFTLKKDFGDLNKAFVVVYGSDPAELKWNIYTEGWGHSAFVRYDSVGLGQMYSPWFSYMPGFNNPSFWNYQNKNLDELTQKIYTSDFETSEKRSQIIQKAVKEGINEGVRIFVASKIDQYVANKKISGIVNDFGAGVPSRFTPINAKSDHSELKIGVKQIYQGAWNPVMGLTDSYSRHIWDIVSDPATFKHPFTGETFPVRTKWQVETSGPNDKLSVPKEAKIWNPLLQKWGNVEEGTLATSKVTFDFDFSNWHNGEKMDIHDILHSLYFTIEWGTQIDENDKTFDTEFTPRAAQSIQTLIGINPIDEDTIEVYVNYWHFDEGEIADWAVLWSLVPWEITSAMEKAVIDGKVSFSRSESTNKNVNWLSLIIPNDAKIIRDYLLEFKNSKFIPQSLKESNQNFEYYQKRYDTSIKWIEEKNHAVISNGPFYLDSYSPESRTIKVTTFDDDSYPFKIGKWSEFEKPQLPSIKKIEMEEIIKKGEILNLIVNVENSDYVLYFLTNSEGEKIKSETLEVTNNNVIINIPSESTYNLEIGANNIKIFAISNSILKPDFYESSFLVTNNNTKIPEKTNGNIKFSENNSENWIWIIPIISILGILIYLKKRNHNKP from the coding sequence ATGAAAAAATTGCTAGTGATCATACTAGCACTTTCAATTACATTTAGCATATACAATGAATCATTTGCAGAAAAAGCCACATTTTTTGATTCAGTTAAATTCATTCAGTATTTAGATGAAAATACAGCATTAGAAGAAGTGCGAAACGGAAATCTCGATATATATTATGACAGAATTTCTCCAGACAGATTAGAAAATCATCAAGCACGTGAAGGATTGCAGGTATTTGATTCAACTGGTAGGTCATACAGTATATTGGTAAACCCTGCAGAGTCTAAAGAATTTAATCCATTTTCAAGCAAGGAGATAAGATTTGCTCTTAATTATTTAATAGACAGAAAATTAATTGTGAACGAGTTAATGGGAGGGTATGGTTCACCAATTATTTCATACTACAACCCTTCAGATCCAGAATATCTAACAGTAATTGAACAACTTGAGATGTTTAATTTCAAGTATAATCCCACATTTGCAAATGAAGTAATTTCAAAAATATTAAATGAGAAAGGAGCCATAAAAATTGGAAATAAATGGCAAATTAATGAAAAACAAATAGAGATTAAAATTTTTATCAGAAGCGACGATCCAATTAGAAAAGCAATTGGCGAAGTATTAGCAGCAGAATTAGAAAAAATTGGATTTACATTAAAAAAAGATTTCGGGGATTTAAATAAAGCATTTGTTGTTGTTTACGGTTCAGACCCAGCTGAACTAAAATGGAATATATACACAGAAGGGTGGGGGCATTCAGCATTTGTACGGTATGATTCTGTTGGGCTAGGACAAATGTATTCACCTTGGTTTTCATATATGCCTGGATTTAATAATCCGTCATTTTGGAATTATCAAAATAAAAATTTAGATGAACTTACTCAAAAAATATACACCAGTGATTTTGAAACATCAGAGAAAAGATCACAGATAATCCAGAAAGCTGTTAAAGAAGGAATTAACGAAGGTGTAAGAATTTTTGTAGCAAGCAAAATAGATCAATATGTTGCAAACAAAAAAATCAGCGGAATTGTTAATGATTTTGGAGCAGGGGTGCCAAGCAGATTTACTCCAATTAATGCAAAAAGTGATCACAGTGAATTAAAAATAGGTGTAAAACAAATCTATCAAGGCGCTTGGAATCCTGTAATGGGACTAACAGATAGCTACAGTAGACATATTTGGGATATTGTCTCAGATCCTGCAACATTCAAGCATCCATTTACTGGTGAAACATTTCCAGTCAGAACAAAATGGCAGGTTGAAACTTCAGGTCCAAATGATAAATTGAGTGTTCCCAAGGAAGCAAAAATATGGAATCCGTTATTACAAAAATGGGGAAATGTGGAAGAAGGAACACTTGCAACAAGTAAGGTAACATTTGATTTTGATTTTAGTAATTGGCATAATGGAGAAAAAATGGACATACATGATATTTTACATTCACTTTATTTTACAATTGAGTGGGGGACCCAGATTGATGAAAATGATAAAACGTTTGATACAGAGTTCACTCCTAGAGCAGCTCAAAGTATTCAGACACTTATTGGAATAAACCCAATTGATGAGGATACAATTGAAGTTTACGTCAATTATTGGCATTTTGATGAAGGTGAGATAGCTGATTGGGCAGTATTATGGAGTTTAGTACCATGGGAAATTACATCAGCCATGGAAAAGGCAGTAATTGATGGAAAAGTTTCATTTTCAAGATCAGAATCCACTAATAAAAATGTGAATTGGTTATCATTAATAATTCCAAACGATGCAAAGATTATCAGAGATTATTTACTAGAATTTAAAAATTCAAAATTCATACCACAGTCATTAAAAGAAAGTAATCAAAATTTTGAATATTACCAAAAAAGATATGATACATCAATTAAATGGATTGAAGAAAAAAATCATGCAGTTATCAGTAATGGTCCATTCTATCTAGATTCATATTCACCAGAATCACGAACGATCAAAGTTACGACATTTGATGATGATTCTTATCCATTTAAAATAGGGAAATGGTCTGAATTTGAAAAACCACAACTCCCATCTATAAAAAAAATAGAGATGGAAGAAATAATTAAAAAAGGAGAGATACTTAATTTGATAGTCAATGTCGAAAACTCTGATTATGTATTATATTTTTTAACAAATTCTGAAGGAGAAAAAATCAAATCAGAAACACTTGAAGTTACAAACAATAATGTGATCATTAACATCCCTTCTGAAAGCACATATAATTTAGAGATAGGTGCAAACAATATCAAGATATTTGCAATTTCAAATTCAATACTAAAACCTGATTTTTATGAATCGAGCTTTCTTGTAACTAACAATAATACAAAGATACCAGAAAAGACGAATGGCAATATAAAATTCTCTGAAAATAATTCAGAGAATTGGATTTGGATCATACCAATTATAAGTATTTTAGGAATTTTGATCTATCTAAAAAAACGAAATCACAATAAGCCATAA
- a CDS encoding thrombospondin type 3 repeat-containing protein, with protein sequence MDKKISILLVFTLVVSFFAWFEITTFADSDKDSVMDSIDNCPLNANLDQFDFDFDKLGDECDTDDDNDGVLDFIDQFDLDQLEWIDFDFDGIGSSGDPDDDNDGIVDIDDSIPVPPSEKLATKYLQDIHICAEMVNSTSHLVCYSQFFGKIVKNEKNSSDALELSIALSKIGAIDDCHFVSHVIGHTAYNETRDVRKSLQGMDGTMCRGGYFHGVLASYFHSINESRVSFPDSYQTICDDLIGSSSYQDCIHGLGHGFVHYFEGDIESSLETCHELSFYQNILCGKGVMMQHTDNMLTKNKMSDDVISNLCNEVQLERNDYVECNRSTGTTLAFFTGHNFEKGKVLCNLIKDADAMNYCVEGLLLEIQDSERYEYAPLTKDIREKFQPQIIEGTKNIDIRSPAIISNFEFIPKIGIISFSIDSPHYVILYIPNEFVSSKMAVTVNGNIPNQLEIKNNVLGEDVAMISFVPNEPGIILITHLTQ encoded by the coding sequence ATGGATAAAAAAATTAGTATTTTACTTGTTTTTACCCTAGTAGTATCATTTTTTGCTTGGTTTGAAATTACAACCTTTGCAGATTCTGACAAAGATAGTGTAATGGACTCTATTGACAACTGCCCTTTAAATGCCAATTTGGATCAGTTTGATTTTGACTTTGATAAATTGGGAGACGAGTGTGATACTGATGATGATAATGATGGAGTATTAGATTTTATTGATCAGTTTGATTTAGACCAGCTAGAATGGATTGATTTTGACTTTGATGGAATTGGTTCATCCGGAGACCCTGATGACGATAATGATGGTATTGTAGATATTGATGATTCAATCCCTGTACCACCTTCAGAAAAGTTGGCTACAAAATATCTTCAGGACATACACATCTGTGCTGAGATGGTCAATAGTACTAGTCATCTTGTTTGTTATTCTCAGTTTTTTGGCAAGATTGTAAAGAATGAAAAAAACAGCTCTGATGCACTAGAACTATCTATAGCATTATCTAAAATTGGTGCAATAGATGATTGTCATTTTGTATCACATGTAATTGGTCATACTGCATATAATGAAACCAGAGACGTAAGAAAAAGCCTACAAGGGATGGACGGTACTATGTGCAGAGGGGGTTATTTCCACGGAGTATTGGCATCTTATTTCCACAGCATTAATGAATCCAGAGTATCTTTTCCAGATTCATATCAAACAATATGTGATGATTTGATAGGTTCGTCAAGCTATCAAGACTGTATTCATGGTTTGGGACATGGTTTTGTACATTATTTTGAAGGTGATATAGAGTCTTCACTGGAAACATGTCATGAATTATCATTTTATCAAAATATTTTATGTGGGAAAGGCGTCATGATGCAGCATACAGACAACATGCTTACAAAAAACAAAATGTCTGATGATGTGATCTCTAATCTTTGTAATGAAGTACAACTAGAAAGAAATGACTATGTAGAATGTAATAGGTCCACTGGAACTACGCTTGCATTTTTTACTGGACATAATTTTGAAAAAGGCAAAGTACTGTGCAATCTAATTAAAGATGCAGACGCAATGAATTATTGTGTAGAGGGATTGTTATTAGAGATTCAAGATTCAGAAAGATACGAATATGCGCCTCTAACAAAGGATATCAGAGAGAAGTTCCAACCACAGATCATTGAAGGTACTAAAAATATTGATATCAGAAGTCCTGCAATAATATCTAATTTTGAATTTATACCTAAAATTGGGATAATCTCATTTTCAATAGATAGTCCACATTATGTGATATTGTATATACCAAACGAATTTGTTTCATCAAAAATGGCAGTTACGGTTAATGGTAATATCCCAAATCAGTTGGAGATAAAAAATAATGTCTTGGGAGAAGATGTTGCCATGATAAGTTTCGTTCCAAATGAACCTGGAATTATTTTAATCACCCATCTAACTCAGTAA